The Vulgatibacter sp. genome window below encodes:
- a CDS encoding LysR family transcriptional regulator — protein sequence MQLETLKVFCDVVETRSFSKAARLNRVTQSAVSQQIRTLEKRYDRKLLDRAPRAIHPTPAGERLYEAAREVLARFDDLETQMREESADAAGPVTLATIHSVGLHELQPHLKELLRRHPRVNVRVVYRRSDQVYDEVAAGDADLGIVAYPKERRELIGIPFSEDRLVVVVAPDHGFAKRQSVKLSDLDGINFVAFDRDIPTRRAVDKLLREAGAQVQLTTELDNVETVKRAVEIGLGISILPRAAVMQELNSGSLVAIPIADGVFTRPISVLVRRGRSLSRSAEAFLDVLGGDKALQAAAEGSSR from the coding sequence GTGCAGCTCGAAACCCTCAAGGTCTTCTGCGACGTGGTGGAGACGCGCTCGTTCTCCAAGGCGGCGCGACTCAACCGGGTGACCCAGAGCGCGGTCTCGCAGCAGATCCGCACGCTGGAGAAACGCTACGACCGCAAGCTGCTCGACCGGGCGCCGCGGGCGATTCATCCGACGCCTGCCGGTGAGCGGCTCTACGAGGCGGCGCGCGAGGTGCTCGCGCGTTTCGACGACCTCGAAACCCAGATGCGCGAGGAGAGCGCCGACGCCGCCGGTCCGGTGACGCTGGCGACGATCCACTCGGTGGGCCTGCACGAGCTGCAGCCGCACCTCAAGGAGCTGCTCCGCCGCCACCCACGGGTCAACGTGCGGGTGGTCTACCGCCGAAGCGACCAGGTCTACGACGAGGTGGCGGCCGGCGATGCGGACCTCGGGATCGTGGCCTATCCCAAGGAGCGGCGCGAGCTGATCGGCATCCCCTTCAGCGAGGACCGCCTGGTGGTCGTGGTCGCTCCGGATCACGGATTCGCCAAGCGGCAGTCGGTGAAGCTCTCCGATCTCGACGGAATCAACTTCGTGGCGTTCGACCGCGACATCCCCACCCGCCGGGCCGTCGACAAGCTGCTGCGCGAGGCGGGGGCGCAGGTCCAGCTGACGACCGAGCTCGACAACGTCGAGACGGTCAAGCGCGCCGTGGAAATCGGCCTCGGTATCTCGATCCTCCCCCGGGCGGCGGTAATGCAGGAACTCAACTCCGGCTCGCTGGTGGCCATCCCGATCGCCGATGGCGTCTTCACCCGGCCGATCTCGGTGCTCGTGCGCAGGGGGCGATCGCTGTCGCGATCCGCGGAGGCGTTCCTCGATGTTCTGGGCGGCGACAAGGCGCTGCAGGCTGCTGCCGAGGGAAGCAGTCGCTAG
- a CDS encoding COX15/CtaA family protein, producing MADVAEGGVSAGLRRFAWANVLYNLAVILWGAYVRATGSGAGCGDHWPICNGQVIPRDPSLETIIEFTHRLTSGVALVGVVVLFIWARKTLPRHHLVRSGAKASVVLMIIEALLGAGLVLFRLVADDTSTARAVAMALHLANTLLLVGAMTLTAWWASGGKAIRLRGQGLVGGLLIGAHAGVMLLGTSGALAALGSTLYPEVAGLEAHLAPTAHILLKLSVLHPMLALVVGGYLLAAVVIVALARNSATTRRLAAAVIGLYLLQVGAGVTNIYLQAPVWLQLVHLLLADLIWIALVCLAADALARTEGSAAPHEVVHPVAAL from the coding sequence GTGGCGGACGTGGCCGAGGGCGGCGTGAGCGCGGGGTTGCGTCGGTTCGCCTGGGCCAACGTGCTCTACAATCTCGCGGTGATCCTCTGGGGGGCGTACGTGCGCGCCACCGGGTCGGGTGCTGGTTGCGGGGACCACTGGCCTATCTGCAATGGGCAGGTGATTCCGCGGGATCCCTCCCTCGAAACGATCATCGAGTTCACCCACCGGCTCACTTCGGGCGTCGCGCTCGTCGGCGTCGTCGTCCTCTTCATCTGGGCGCGAAAGACCCTCCCGCGCCACCACCTGGTGCGCAGTGGCGCCAAGGCGTCCGTGGTGCTGATGATCATCGAGGCGCTGCTCGGGGCAGGACTCGTCCTCTTCCGACTCGTGGCCGACGACACCTCTACTGCGCGGGCGGTGGCCATGGCGCTTCATCTCGCGAATACGCTGCTGCTCGTCGGCGCGATGACGCTCACCGCGTGGTGGGCATCCGGTGGCAAGGCGATTCGACTCCGAGGCCAGGGCCTCGTCGGCGGCCTGCTCATCGGCGCCCACGCTGGCGTGATGCTCCTCGGAACCAGCGGCGCCCTGGCGGCGCTCGGGAGCACGCTCTACCCCGAGGTCGCTGGCCTCGAGGCACATCTCGCACCGACCGCTCACATCCTGCTCAAGCTGAGCGTCCTCCACCCGATGCTGGCGCTCGTCGTCGGCGGCTACCTGCTTGCTGCGGTTGTCATCGTTGCCCTGGCCCGCAATTCGGCTACGACCCGGCGGCTCGCTGCCGCCGTGATCGGTCTCTATCTGCTCCAGGTCGGAGCAGGCGTCACCAACATCTACCTGCAGGCGCCGGTCTGGTTGCAGCTCGTGCACCTGCTTCTTGCCGATCTCATCTGGATCGCGCTCGTGTGCCTTGCGGCGGACGCGCTGGCTCGCACCGAGGGCAGCGCTGCCCCCCACGAAGTGGTGCATCCGGTCGCCGCACTGTAG
- a CDS encoding creatininase family protein: MSRLFAAELTWEEARDAAAAGAVALVPVGSTEAHGPHLPLGTDVVIAAEVATRAADKLAAEGLPAVIFPPLAYGVTEFAAGFTGTVSVRAETLRALLVDMVRSIAGQGFGPVVLVNHHLEPDHFAALHAAAEEALPARVIVPDHRRKPWALQLGEEFCRGGSHAGCYETSLMLAADPARVRVARGALPRFEVDLGKAIRGGARTFREIGGDRAYFGDPAAATAAEGEALYAALADHVVALVRGDAPQG, encoded by the coding sequence ATGAGCCGCCTGTTTGCCGCCGAACTTACCTGGGAAGAGGCCCGGGATGCCGCCGCTGCGGGCGCCGTGGCGCTCGTGCCGGTGGGATCCACCGAGGCGCACGGTCCCCACCTGCCTCTCGGCACGGACGTGGTGATCGCTGCGGAGGTCGCCACCCGGGCCGCCGACAAGCTCGCGGCGGAGGGCCTTCCGGCCGTGATCTTCCCGCCCCTGGCGTACGGGGTGACGGAGTTTGCCGCCGGCTTCACCGGGACGGTTTCGGTGCGGGCCGAGACGCTGCGGGCGCTGCTCGTGGACATGGTCCGCTCGATCGCCGGGCAGGGCTTCGGGCCGGTGGTGCTGGTGAACCACCACCTCGAGCCCGACCACTTCGCGGCGCTGCACGCCGCCGCGGAGGAGGCGCTTCCGGCTCGGGTGATCGTGCCGGACCACCGCCGCAAGCCCTGGGCATTGCAGCTCGGGGAGGAGTTCTGCCGGGGTGGCAGCCACGCGGGCTGCTACGAGACCTCGCTCATGCTCGCCGCCGACCCGGCCCGGGTGCGGGTGGCACGGGGGGCGCTGCCCCGGTTCGAGGTCGACCTGGGGAAGGCGATCCGCGGCGGGGCGCGGACGTTTCGTGAAATTGGCGGCGACCGGGCCTATTTCGGCGACCCTGCCGCGGCGACCGCGGCGGAAGGGGAGGCGCTCTACGCGGCGCTGGCCGATCACGTGGTGGCGCTCGTTCGCGGCGACGCGCCGCAGGGGTGA